Sequence from the Fragaria vesca subsp. vesca linkage group LG4, FraVesHawaii_1.0, whole genome shotgun sequence genome:
GACCAACTATCTACTATCATTAGACAATGACTAAATTTTTACAAAAACGTGATATCTTTTATTCACACATCTTATGAAGGTATGTCGGATTAAATCTCGCGTGACTTAATATGATCATAACCGACGTATGTAGAGAATAAATGTTTACATTAGAAAATGATGTATCACCCGCGAATTTGAAAAGAAAACTAATAATTCAGATTTCCCGGCATTGCAACCCCACTGTTGGGAGATAAACGTTCACACTCGGAGAAGAGAGATGTAATTTGCCTCAGAGAAAAGAAGAGAAAGAAAGTAAGAAGGAAGGGAATGCGTGTTTCCGTAGCTTCTAGTGCTTTTGTGAGGTTGTAAAGCAAAGCAAAAGAAAAGGCGGAAAGAAGCCAACGGCACCATTTTCTGTTGTCCTCAGCAAAATGATTGCATCCCTAGCTTTCACAACTATCGTGATTCTCGTTTGTATATGTTTGTCTAATTATAGTCCACAGCCTGCTAATTTCCTTTAACAAGAACACGAATTCTTCCTCACAAATTCATGTTGATATGGAATCAAAAAATGAAAACCAACCAGGATGGTTATGCCGAACCCTTTACCCACATGGATTTTCCATTTTTAGCTTCAAGACAGTAAAATTATTGATAAGATACCAAAATCGTAATACTCTGCTTGATTACGCAACATTTGAATGTATCATTTGCACCCATAAGCAATTATGTAATCGAATATTTATTGCGAGTTTTCGTTACTTCTATCATAAGACATAACTTTTGATTTGAGAAGTAGGTGATTCATATTAGACTTTTGATTCATCGATCGTAATCTTTACATCGTAATTTATTGAAAATATCATACGAGACTCTGTTAAAATCATATAATTAATGAGTAAGATCTACCATGACATTTCTTCGTATGATACCCAAAACTTTGAGGACGGCCATGAGTGTTAGATAACAGTCATAATTAGAGAAACTAATAAAAAATTAGGTTGAAGTGCCGTTGGGAAGATGCCATATTGCATTGGAGAGGAGTGCAAGACAGAATTGCAGCTTGTCCTCTTTCTGTTAAAAAAATTTGAGCCTCATTGCTTTGCTATGTGCCATCTTCTAAGCTATGACGCGGAATACAGTTATCTATAGCTGAGCTTTTTACATGCAACCATAATCATTTAAGTTTTACCACATATCTGTCTCCTATTATTATTATTCTTTAAATTACAAGCTAATTTCCAGCCCCTTATAAATACGTAAAATCTGTCGTTGGAGGAAACAAAGTTCTTGTAACTTCTCTTTCGTTCCTCTTGTTCCTCTCAACTCAGAAAAACAAGCACCTTTCTTTGATCGGCACACAACCCTTCTGTTCAGTCATGGCTTCCTCTCCTGTATCAGATACCAACAATAAGCAAGGTTGTTACTTAGCTTAAATCCCTCTAATTTTCTTTTTCGGGTTTTGATCCATCTGTTCTGAACTGGCTGTAAACTTATGACTGTGTGCAGAAGTTGGTGGGAGATTTGTTCCGAAAGAACACGACTCTTTGCAGAGACATGTAGCATTTTTCGACAGGAATCACGATGGCATTGTTTATCCTTGGGAGACCTTTCAAGGTTTTGGCTTTGTTTCCTAGTTTGTGATCTGTTTGTTTCTGATGTGATCAGTGATTCAATGACCTTAAAGAAGATTCGTGTTGATCTGTTTTCAGGTTTTCGTGCAATTGGGTGTGGCATCCTCTTGTCCTCTTTCAGTGCTATCTTCATCAACTTCGGTCTCAGTCGACAGACGCGCCCGGTAACTCTCCCACTCCAAGTTTTACTTCTTTACTGTTCAATGTGAATTGCTCATGATTTACTCCCCTATTAGTTATTCCGGAAAACCAATTTGTCACAGCTCATCACGCTTGATTGAAATTCATTTTCAGTCCCTTTCTCAGTTTCTTTCTCTTTTGGTAGTAAATTGATGTTTGAGTAGAATAACATAAGCTACTAGTTGATTCCCAGAATAAATATTTAAAACTAACTAGTCCTAAAAATAGAATTTATCTAAATCTAATGGATTTTACTGTAGAAATTGATTGATGCCAACACCACATCCACATATTGTAGATGCCTTTGGCAAATATCTAGCAGCATCAAGAATGAGTCATGCTGATGTAACGCTGATCCCGATTTGCACTATCAAGTACCAAAATTTGCTTTACATTACTTTCTTGTAATCAATCAGCTAAGCTACCAAAACCATTCAATAGCTTATTTGATCGAAGATTATTGTTATACAGAATAAGACTAGAGTCGATCACATCGCGTCAGCTACTGATGAGTATGTTCTTTTGTTGTCTGTGGTTCAGGGGAAGTCGTTTTCTCTGCTGTTTCCGATTGAAGTTAGAAACATTCACAAAGCCAAACATGGCAGTGACTCAGGTGTCTACGACAGTGAAGGAAGGTATATTAAAATCTTGTTGAAGATATATTAAATAGTATGGACTCTATAACATAACATGTATATGTAACTTAGTACTTTATTCTATAGTTCACATTGCTTGCAGAGGAATATGACAACTAAAACCTTTTTTTAAGAATGTATCCTTAATCCTTCACAGATTTGTTTATAACTAGTTTTGTAAATGCGTTCTATTAGCCACATGCCTTGTATTCCGGTGTGGTTTATAGCTAATTGTTCAGATGATTATATAAGGTCTCTGTTAAATTGTCCTCTTGTTTCTCCCTCTATATTCTATGTTTTGAGTTTGACTATACCAGGTAGCACCAGTGTTTCAATTTATTATTTATCTATATGTTAATCTGCTTTGTTATCTAATAATAACTTTGTAGGTTCGTTCCCTCAAAATTTGAAGAGATTTTCATCAAGCATGCACACACTAATGGCAATGCTTTGACATCAGAAGAACTAGATGGTTTGCTCAAAGCCAACAGGGAACCAAATGATCGCAGAGGATGGTATGCTTACGTTTCTCATTTGACCCAACTCGCTTGTGTGTAAACAGAATATAACAAACTGATGGAACTTTTGATTTCAGGTTGGCGGCCTGGACTGAATGGAAGATCCTGTATTTGCTTTGCAAGGACAAGAATGGTTTACTGCACAAAGACACCATTAGAGCTGTCTACGATGGGAGCTTGTTCGAGCGTATGGAGAAGGAAAGATCAGAAGCAGCAGCCAAGAAGAAAGAGTAATCTCATTAATTATGAACTATATTCAACCATAATATTTAGAATTATAAGTTTGTACCTTGTGCTAAAGGTTTCGGTTACTACGCCTATATGGCTTTTCAAACATATATATGTGTAGTTCATCATAATTCTGGATTAGCCTTTCAGCTACAAGTACATTGAAATTAAACCCAAATAAGTTACATTTGGATTCTTTGTTTATGCAGTATTGCCTGAAAAAAGAAAAATGGCATACCGCTGCGATCAGATATTTGGCTCTGCTGAGTGGATGACTGTGTTGGTGTTGTGTGTGTGTGTAGACGAATATGTAAGCCCGTATATTATGGTTTGTACTCTTGTTATATGATGTAAAGTAGTTCTGTAATCTTGCTATATGATGTAAATTGGTTCTTCTACGTTCTTTGGTTGCCTGAGAATAAAGGTGTATAGGCCCTGTATATTATGGGCTCAGATCCTTGTGAGTTTAGATTCCAAGTTTGAAGTGTTCACTGATATTCCAAGTTTGACACTGCAAGTGACCTCACAAGTGACTGCAAATGTCAATTCCTTAGTAGGATGCTCTAAATTTGGAAGTCCCAACATTTTTATAAGATGTTATTTGATGGTAACAATTTTGATGAGGGATTGAGGGTGATGAAGTGAGCCAGATGCAACAATTTCTGTACCATCTTCCATTACAATTTTGCTGAAAGTCACCATATAATTAGGCTGCTAGGCATCTTTGGTATAATCAGAGCAGCCCTAAACTTCCATTAATCAATCCCAGTTTCATTGCCTTTACATGTATCACTCCCTGCCTCTTTTTCGCCTAATGATATCACCAACATTTCCATTCCTGCCTTGTAGAACCAGAGAGGCATTTGCATGCATGTTCAACCAGAACAGCCTAATTCCCAGTCCAACATGCTCGTAGTTGTTGTCCTAGTTAACCTATCTGAACTGTTCACGTTCCTAGCTACTGTTGCCTAGTTTTACTGTTTTACTGTTCAATGTGAACAAAAAGATCACGATTTATATCCTCTTATATGTCCATTCCGGTGAAAAATGGATACGTGACCTCCACGATGTTCGTTATTCCAGAAAACCAATTTGTGGCATCTCACCATTTTTTTGTTTCTTTCTCTTCAGTAGATAATCTATCTTTGAGTAGAATAGTATGAGCAACTAGTTGATTCCCAGAATTAATATCTAAAGCTTAGTCCTAAAAGTAGAATTTATCTGAATCTAAAGGATTTTACTGTATAAATTGATTGATTCTGTAAGACACATGCCAACGCTCACATTCACATATTGTAGATGCCTTCGGCAAATATCTAGCAGCATCAAGAATGAGTCTTGCTGATGTAATGCTGATATGATACAAAGTTGCTTTACTCACTGGTAATGCTGATATGTAGCACTACCAAGTACCAAAATTTGCTTTACATTATGTTTTATGAATTGCTTTACATTCAATAGCTTATTTGATATACATTTTTATACAGAAGAAGACTAGAGTCGATCACATCGACTGATGAGTCTGTTCTTTTGTTGAATGTGGTTCAGGGGAAGTCGTTTCTCTGCTGTTTCCGATTGAAGTTAGAAACATTCACAAAGCCAAACATGGCAGTGACTCAGGTGTCTACGACAGTGAAGGAAGGTATACAATAATCTTGCTATATATATTAATAGTCTGGACTCTATATACCATAACATGTATACATAACTTAGTACATTATTCTGTAGTTCACATTGCTTGGAGATGAATATGACAACTAAAACCTTTTTAAGAATGTATCTTTCGCAGATTTGTTTATTACTAGTTTTGTAAATGTGCTCTATTTGCCACATGCCTTGTATTCCGGTGTTGTTGTATAGCTGATTGTTCAGATGATTATACAATGTCTTTGTTAGAGTGTCCTCTTTCTCCCTCTATATTCTATGTTTTGACTATACAGATAGCACGTGTGTTTCAATTTATCTATTTGTTAATCTGCTTTGATTTTCTAATAATAACTTTGTAGAGATTCGTTCCCTCAAAACTTGAAGAGATTTTCATCAAGCATGCACACAGTAATGCCAATGCTTTGACATCCGAAGAACTAGATGGTTTGCTCAAAGCCGATAGGGAACCAAATGATCGCAGAGGATGGTATGCTTACCTTTCTCATTTGACCCAACTCGCTTGTGTCCTTTAAACAGAAAATATAACAAACTGATGGAACTATTGATACTGATAATAGGGTGAAGACCCTATTATGTTCATCTTGTGTTCTTAAGTTTCTAACCCTTATATGACTTCTAGTTTCTAACCCTTATTATTTACTGGTGTTTTTATGGTCTGAGAAAAAGAAAGAAGCATTTCCAAATTCTAAGTACCTTCTGATACTAATACATTGACATCTAGTCTTGTTCGATGTCTAAAACAATATTTACATCAGGGTTTGCAGATGGATCAACTCCTGTCAGTTTTGTGGCTTCTGCCAGATCGAGTACTGGTATGCTTTATACTAATTGAGTAATTGTTGCTATACTATCAAGATTGGTACTGAATAAGTCACTGTCGAAATGAAAAATAGCAACATATATTGGACTTCAACATCAAGTGGCAATTTGTTTTTCCTAGAACTAACCTGTAGCTTGGCTGTGAAAGTCAGAAAGAGACGGGTTAGCTGGTTAATTGTAAAGAGGTGTTGGTATGCAAATTGTTACTGAGAAGTGAGGAACTACAAAATATGTTGCAATGCAGAATGCTAATAGAGTTTGTTGCATTCCACTTTGCTATGTTCTACGCTATAGCTTATTGCCTTGTTGGTGGAAAATCTTCTTAGACCCCAACTTCTGCCTTTAATACTTTTTTTGGTAAGAGAAAGAACCATGCAACTTACAAGCTAAATCCGAAAACTTAAACTTATGGATCAAGTTCGCCGTAATCACACTAAAGCATCCGTTACAAAATTTGCTTCATGGTATAACTAATCGTTTATAATTAACTTGTTGATGGTATACACATTGATCTAAGAACAAATACACTCATTGTAGTTTCAAGGAAGGAAAAAGAATGACTTCACACGAATGATCGATCACATACAAAGCCAAATGGACATCATCTACGTACTGAGGGATCAGACCTGAGCATTGAAAGTATCTTGTGAATTTCAATTGAAAAGCAAATTAAAAACCACAGAATCTGTGATGATATCACAAATATAGGGCTTTCCAGCAAGCACTTCATATAGGCCTAAAGTGCTCCCACTAGCAAAAGTTGGAGCCCTCCTTGTAAAGTGACAAACCACGTAATTTCATTGTTTCCTTTGTAGAACCTTCAACAGGTTCAGAAATTATACTAATTGAGTAATTGTTGCTATACTTTTGTAATGGAAATGGAAATTATGTAAATTATCCAAAAGAACATTTTTACATAATATATAAACAACGAATACTAATTGGGGCTTAAAGTTGTTAGAAATTATTAGGCAGTACTCCCTAAGGCACGATTCCAATCCAAAGTATGCTCCTATCCACCGATTAAATACATAACTATTGGGAACGAAAAAATCCTTTATTTTGTAAGCCCTCTTTTTTTAAGAAATAGAAAGAAGAATAGAAACGAAAAAAAGAAAAAAAAGAAAAGAGAAAGAAACCCAATTCCAATAAAAAAAATATATATCTTTTTATCCTTTTCCATATTCATATATATAGAATATGTATCATAATTCATGAATTAATATGGAACTCTTTTTCGTTAGAAAAAACGATGGGTTAGTTATATTTCTACAAGAAGTATTTTATTGAAGAATTAAATTATTACTCAACAAAGAATAATTGAAATTATTAAAGATAAAGAATAATTAAATTATTAAAGTATTTTATTACTTTTATTGAGATCAATTCAAAAGTACTTTGTTTTCCCTTTTTTGTTTTCCATATTTTTATTTGGGCCAATGATAAAAAGATACTTTTAGAAGTAACAAATGATAAAACTATTAATAAATGTTCACTGATGATAAAATAGTACACTTATTTAAATTCCTTAAACCGTTACCCATGAAAATAAAAAAAATTACGATCTATGCCACTGCAAAAACAGTCGAATCCCTATCCCTCTCTCTCTCTCTCTCTCTNNNNNNNNNNNNNNNNNNNNNNNNNNNNNNNNNNNNNNNNNNNNNNNNNNNNNNNNNNNNNNNNNNNNNNNNNNNNNNNNNNNNNNNNNNNNNNNNNNNNNNNNNNNNNNNNNNNNNNNNNNNNNNNNNNNNNNNNNNNNNNNNNNNNNNNNNNNNNNNNNNNNNNNNNNNNNNNNNNNNNNNNNNNNNNNNNNNNNNNNNNNNNNNNNNNNNNNNNNNNNNNNNNNNNNNNNNNNNNNNNNNNNNNNNNNNNNNNNNNNNNNNNNNNNNNNNNNNNNNNNNNNNNNNNNNNNNNNNNNNNNNNNNNNNNNNNNNNNNNNNNNNNNNNNNNNNNNNNNNNNNNNNNNNNNNNNNNNNNNNNNNNNNNNNNNNNNNNNNNNNNNNNNNNNNNNNNNNNNNNNNNNNNNNNNNNNNNNNNNNNNNNNNNNNNNNNNNNNNNNNNNNNNNNNNNNNNNNNNNNNNNNNNNNNNNNNNNNNNNNNNNNNNNNNNNNNNNNNNNNNNNNNNNNNNNNNNNNNNNNNNNNNNNNNNNNNNNNNNNNNNNNNNNNNNNNNNNNNNNNNNNNNNNNNNNNNNNNNNNNNNNNNNNNNNNNNNNNNNNNNNNNNNNNNNNNNNNNNNNNNNNNNNNNNNNNNNNNNNNNNNNNNNNNNNNNNNNNNNNNNNNNNNNNNNNNNNNNNNNNNNNNNNNNNNNNNNNNNNNNNNNNNNNNNNNNNNNNNNNNNNNNNNNNNNNNNNNNNNNNNNNNNNNNNNNNNNNNNNNNNNNNNNNNNNNNNNNNNNNNNNNNNNNNNNNNNNNNNNNNNNNNNNNNNNNNNNNNNNNNNNNNNNNNNNNNNNNNNNNNNNNNNNNNNNNNNNNNNNNNNNNNNNNNNNNNNNNNNNNNNNNNNNNNNNNNNNNNNNNNNNNNNNNNNNNNNNNNNNNNNNNNNNNNNNNNNNNNNNNNNNNNNNNNNNNNNNNNNNNNNNNNNNNNNNNNNNNNNNNNNNNNNNNNNNNNNNNNNNNNNNNNNNNNNNNNNNNNNNNNNNNNNNNNNNNNNNNNNNNNNNNNNNNNNNNNNNNNNNNNNNNNNNNNNNNNNNNNNNNNNNNNNNNNNNNNNNNNNNNNNNNNNNNNNNNNNNNNNNNNNNNNNNNNNNNNNNNNNNNNNNNNNNNNNNNNNNNNNNNNNNNNNNNNNNNNNNNNNNNNNNNNNNNNNNNNNNNNNNNNNNNNNNNNNNNNNNNNNNNNNNNNNNNNNNNNNNNNNNNNNNNNNNNNNNNNNNNNNNNNNNNNNNNNNNNNNNNNNNNNNNNNNNNNNNNNNNNNNNNNNNNNNNNNNNNNNNNNNNNNNNNNNNNNNNNNNNNNNNNNNNNNNNNNNNNNNNNNNNNNNNNNNNNNNNNNNNNNNNNNNNNNNNNNNNNNNNNNNNNNNNNNNNNNNNNNNNNNNNNNNNNNNNNNNNNNNNNNNNNNNNNNNNNNNNNNNNNNNNNNNNNNNNNNNNNNNNNNNNNNNNNNNNNNNNNNNNNNNNNNNNNNNNNNNNNNNNNNNNNNNNNNNNNNNNNNNNNNNNNNNNNNNNNNNNNNNNNNNNNNNNNNNNNNNNNNNNNNNNNNNNNNNNNNNNNNNNNNNNNNNNNNNNNNNNNNNNNNNNNNNNNNNNNNNNNNNNNNNNNNNNNNNNNNNNNNNNNNNNNNNNNNNNNNNNNNNNNNNNNNNNNNNNNNNNNNNNNNNNNNNNNNNNNNNNNNNNNNNNNNNNNNNNNNNNNNNNNNNNNNNNNNNNNNNNNNNNNNNNNNNNNNNNNNNNNNNNNNNNNNNNNNNNNNNNNNNNNNNNNNNNNNNNNNNNNNNNNNNNNNNNNNNNNNNNNNNNNNNNNNNNNNNNNNNNNNNNNNNNNNNNNNNNNNNNNNNNNNNNNNNNNNNNNNNNNNNNNNNNNNNNNNNNNNNNNNNNNNNNNNNNNNNNNNNNNNNNNNNNNNNNNNNNNNNNNNNNNNNNNNNNNNNNNNNNNNNNNNNNNNNNNNNNNNNNNNNNNNNNNNNNNNNNNNNNNNNNNNNNNNNNNNNNNNNNNNNNNNNNNNNNNNNNNNNNNNNNNNNNNNNNNNNNNNNNNNNNNNNNNNNNNNNNNNNNNNNNNNNNNNNNNNNNNNNNNNNNNNNNNNNNNNNNNNNNNNNNNNNNNNNNNNNNNNNNNNNNNNNNNNNNNNNNNNNNNNNNNNNNNNNNNNNNNNNNNNNNNNNNNNNNNNNNNNNNNNNNNNNNNNNNNNNNNNNNNNNNNNNNNNNNNNNNNNNNNNNNNNNNNNNNNNNNNNNNNNNNNNNNNNNNNNNNNNNNNNNNNNNNNNNNNNNNNNNNNNNNNNNNNNNNNNNNNNNNNNNNNNNNNNNNNNNNNNNNNNNNNNNNNNNNNNNNNNNNNNNNNNNNNNNNNNNNNNNNNNNNNNNNNNNNNNNNNNNNNNNNNNNNNNNNNNNNNNNNNNNNNNNNNNNNNNNNNNNNNNNNNNNNNNNNNNNNNNNNNNNNNNNNNNNNNNNNNNNNNNNNNNNNNNNNNNNNNNNNNNNNNNNNNNNNNNNNNNNNNNNNNNNNNNNNNNNNNNNNNNNNNNNNNNNNNNNNNNNNNNNNNNNNNNNNNNNNNNNNNNNNNNNNNNNNNNNNNNNNNNNNNNNNNNNNNNNNNNNNNNNNNNNNNNNNNNNNNNNNNNNNNNNNNNNNNNNNNNNNNNNNNNNNNNNNNNNNNNNNNNNNNNNNNNNNNNNNNNNNNNNNNNNNNNNNNNNNNNNNNNNNNNNNNNNNNNNNNNNNNNNNNNNNNNNNNNNNNNNNNNNNNNNNNNNNNN
This genomic interval carries:
- the LOC101297529 gene encoding probable peroxygenase 4-like, whose translation is MASSPVSDTNNKQEVGGRFVPKEHDSLQRHVAFFDRNHDGIVYPWETFQGFRAIGCGILLSSFSAIFINFGLSRQTRPGKSFSLLFPIEVRNIHKAKHGSDSGVYDSEGRFVPSKFEEIFIKHAHTNGNALTSEELDGLLKANREPNDRRGWLAAWTEWKILYLLCKDKNGLLHKDTIRAVYDGSLFERMEKERSEAAAKKKDIA